A genomic window from Candidatus Tanganyikabacteria bacterium includes:
- a CDS encoding YIP1 family protein translates to MLESLYRSLCRPGDAPIELEPGTVVGIWGLLAVALAFVAAGKIGVGGFGAFGIALLLLGAFLANWFWAGAGLSLLARLAGGRGTAESTLGALAQAAWPLLLLPPVVALADRNLFPGADALVTAIAIWALVLGVAFLRRVHGLSWGKAVLAWITLGAVTVMTGLVGVLAGGILTAMLIG, encoded by the coding sequence ATGCTCGAGAGTCTCTACCGCTCGCTCTGCCGGCCGGGCGACGCACCCATCGAACTGGAGCCCGGCACGGTCGTCGGCATCTGGGGCCTGCTGGCGGTGGCCCTGGCCTTCGTCGCCGCCGGCAAGATCGGCGTCGGCGGTTTTGGCGCATTCGGCATCGCCTTGCTGCTGCTGGGCGCCTTCCTGGCCAACTGGTTCTGGGCCGGCGCCGGCCTGAGCCTGCTTGCGCGCCTTGCCGGCGGCCGCGGCACCGCCGAGAGCACCCTCGGCGCCCTCGCCCAGGCGGCCTGGCCGCTCCTGCTCCTGCCGCCCGTCGTCGCCCTGGCCGACCGCAACCTGTTCCCGGGCGCCGACGCCCTGGTGACCGCAATCGCCATCTGGGCCCTGGTGCTGGGCGTGGCCTTCCTGCGCCGCGTGCACGGGCTGTCCTGGGGCAAGGCCGTCTTGGCCTGGATCACGCTGGGCGCGGTGACCGTGATGACCGGCCTGGTGGGCGTGCTGGCCGGCGGGATCCTGACGGCGATGCTGATCGGTTGA
- the sppA gene encoding signal peptide peptidase SppA encodes MRADRILAVILIALSLFGAIGAWVTRPKTAGLELAAGKAGALGAGTAEVAIFDLDGAISNGKADEFSTDGIAAAQVVPLLRQAEKDGVKGILLRINSPGGTAAASQAIFDELLRIRKAGKIKIVAAFGDVGASGAYYIASAAHEIMALPGSTVGSIGVIAHVPNFQGLMGKIGVSDQVIKSGAHKDILSPFRAMDPTERAIIQALVDDTYQQFLEAIMAGRPKLTRPKLMPLADGRIYTGRAAAKAGLIDSLGGFPDALKRLASLAGLKADPETRVYTERSLFDYLLKLQSRLGGGKVQVEVAGSRLSGRFPARIPLALME; translated from the coding sequence GTGCGCGCCGATCGCATCCTCGCCGTCATCCTCATCGCCCTCTCCCTGTTCGGGGCCATCGGGGCCTGGGTGACCCGGCCCAAGACGGCCGGGTTGGAACTCGCCGCCGGCAAGGCCGGGGCCCTGGGCGCCGGGACCGCCGAGGTGGCGATCTTCGACCTGGACGGCGCCATCTCCAACGGCAAGGCCGACGAGTTCAGCACCGACGGCATCGCGGCCGCCCAGGTGGTGCCCCTGCTGCGCCAGGCCGAGAAGGACGGCGTCAAGGGCATCCTGCTGCGCATCAACAGCCCGGGCGGCACTGCCGCGGCCTCGCAGGCCATCTTCGACGAACTGCTGCGCATCCGCAAGGCCGGCAAGATCAAGATCGTGGCGGCGTTTGGCGACGTCGGCGCGTCGGGCGCGTACTACATCGCGAGCGCCGCCCACGAGATCATGGCGCTCCCCGGCTCCACGGTGGGCTCCATCGGCGTCATCGCCCACGTGCCCAACTTCCAGGGCCTGATGGGCAAGATCGGGGTTTCCGACCAGGTGATCAAGAGCGGCGCCCACAAGGACATCCTGTCGCCCTTCCGGGCCATGGACCCGACCGAGCGCGCCATCATCCAGGCCCTGGTCGACGACACCTACCAGCAGTTCCTGGAGGCCATCATGGCCGGCCGGCCCAAGCTCACGCGCCCCAAGCTCATGCCCCTGGCCGACGGGCGGATCTACACGGGCCGCGCCGCCGCCAAGGCGGGCCTGATCGACAGCCTGGGCGGCTTCCCCGACGCCCTCAAGCGCCTGGCCTCGCTGGCCGGCCTCAAGGCCGATCCCGAGACGCGGGTCTACACCGAGCGCTCGCTGTTCGACTACCTCCTCAAGCTCCAGAGCCGCCTGGGGGGCGGCAAGGTCCAGGTCGAGGTCGCCGGCAGCCGGCTCTCCGGCCGCTTCCCGGCCCGCATACCGCTGGCGCTGATGGAGTAG
- a CDS encoding HAD family hydrolase yields MKPAVFLDRDGTINEEVGYIRNLADMRLIPGAGEAIRRLNEQDVPVVLVTNQSGPARGYYPEDWVRTLHDRLQELLLEEGAILDEVRYCPHLPPDEGGVVPQYARVCDCRKPGIAMVRQAAEERGYDLRRSYVVGDKASDVELGHRAGTRTILLQTGYGNDVLAGRYQWQVRADHVAPDLSRAVDWILQDLVRPVGPSEVY; encoded by the coding sequence ATGAAACCTGCTGTGTTCCTGGATCGTGACGGCACCATCAACGAGGAGGTCGGCTACATCCGGAACCTCGCCGACATGCGGCTGATCCCAGGAGCCGGCGAGGCCATCCGCCGCCTCAACGAGCAGGATGTACCGGTCGTCCTGGTGACCAATCAGTCCGGACCTGCCCGCGGCTACTACCCCGAGGACTGGGTGCGCACGCTGCACGATCGGTTGCAGGAGTTGCTGCTCGAGGAGGGAGCGATCCTCGACGAGGTCAGGTACTGCCCGCACCTGCCCCCCGACGAGGGCGGCGTCGTGCCGCAGTACGCCAGGGTCTGCGACTGCCGGAAGCCGGGCATCGCGATGGTGCGCCAGGCCGCCGAGGAGAGGGGCTACGATCTGCGCCGTTCCTACGTGGTGGGCGACAAGGCGAGCGATGTCGAACTCGGCCACCGGGCGGGCACCCGCACGATCCTCCTGCAGACGGGCTACGGCAACGACGTGCTGGCCGGCCGCTACCAGTGGCAGGTGCGGGCCGACCACGTTGCGCCCGACCTGTCCCGCGCCGTGGACTGGATCTTGCAGGACCTGGTCCGGCCGGTCGGTCCCAGCGAAGTCTACTAG
- the murJ gene encoding murein biosynthesis integral membrane protein MurJ produces MKLAGVNVAAADPGAPPIRARTVAGIAGIVAILILLAKSFGFVREIVIAGAFGAGWERDAYNLAYQIPAYALILLGGLNGPFHSATLAALTRLKESGREIKGSPVLTIMLLTGAVMASVAALVYVFAAPIVMLQGPWAAAQTQALATSQLRYMVPVLLVGAWIGVLCGVSTHHGRFALPTLSPAVSSLAIIGFVLWRPDDPLMLAVGTTVGAILQLLLQGFPAMWAAGPRALAIRPCSPADPAIREAGALLWPAVLASTIGQVNVFVGTFFLSKAGEGAIAAWGYANIVYQLPLGTLLAALLVPLFPRLTAAAARDDRAALFNHLNRGVQLVGLVAIPLAVGVAVAAVPLVRVAFERGRFAETGGTALTAPVLAILCTGMIGYALRDLFVRVFYAVNDAQTPMRVMLVSLALNVVLNALFMFYFKLGLQGIAWSTVIVTWLNFGQIAWALRAKLGTLGLGPSWPILVRALGAALCAGGVMIYLMRIRWPGGFLGGVLELAAVGAGGAATYGGVLLALRVGRILKGQEAIGGTPRE; encoded by the coding sequence GTGAAACTGGCCGGGGTGAACGTGGCCGCCGCTGATCCCGGGGCCCCGCCGATCCGGGCGCGGACCGTGGCGGGCATCGCCGGCATCGTCGCCATCCTCATCCTGCTGGCCAAGTCCTTCGGCTTCGTCCGCGAAATCGTCATCGCCGGCGCCTTCGGGGCGGGCTGGGAGCGCGACGCCTACAACCTCGCCTACCAGATCCCGGCCTACGCGCTGATCCTGCTGGGCGGGCTCAACGGGCCGTTCCACTCGGCGACCCTGGCGGCGCTCACGCGGCTCAAGGAGAGCGGGCGGGAGATCAAGGGCTCGCCGGTCCTCACGATCATGCTGCTCACGGGCGCCGTGATGGCGTCGGTGGCCGCTCTGGTCTACGTCTTCGCCGCGCCTATCGTCATGCTGCAGGGCCCCTGGGCGGCCGCGCAGACGCAAGCCCTGGCCACGTCACAGTTGCGCTACATGGTGCCGGTGCTGCTGGTGGGAGCGTGGATCGGCGTGCTGTGCGGCGTCTCGACCCACCACGGGCGGTTCGCGCTTCCGACGCTCTCGCCGGCCGTGTCCAGCCTGGCCATCATCGGCTTCGTGCTGTGGCGACCCGACGATCCGCTCATGCTCGCCGTCGGTACGACCGTCGGGGCCATCCTGCAATTGCTTCTCCAGGGCTTCCCGGCCATGTGGGCCGCCGGCCCGCGGGCCCTGGCGATCCGGCCCTGCAGCCCGGCGGACCCTGCCATCCGGGAGGCCGGCGCCCTGCTCTGGCCGGCCGTCCTGGCCTCCACGATCGGCCAGGTCAACGTCTTCGTGGGCACCTTCTTCCTGTCGAAGGCGGGCGAGGGGGCGATCGCCGCCTGGGGCTACGCGAACATCGTCTACCAGCTTCCGCTTGGCACGCTACTCGCGGCCCTGCTGGTGCCGCTCTTCCCGCGCCTGACCGCGGCGGCGGCCCGCGACGACCGGGCCGCGCTCTTCAATCACCTGAACCGCGGCGTGCAACTGGTGGGCCTGGTCGCGATTCCCCTCGCCGTGGGCGTCGCCGTCGCGGCGGTACCCCTGGTGCGCGTGGCGTTCGAGCGGGGCCGGTTCGCCGAGACCGGCGGCACCGCGCTGACGGCACCGGTCCTGGCGATCCTGTGCACCGGCATGATCGGCTACGCGCTGCGCGACCTGTTCGTGCGCGTGTTCTACGCGGTCAACGACGCGCAGACGCCCATGCGCGTGATGCTGGTGTCGCTCGCGCTCAACGTGGTGCTCAACGCCCTGTTCATGTTCTATTTCAAGCTGGGGCTGCAGGGCATCGCGTGGTCCACCGTGATCGTCACCTGGCTCAACTTCGGGCAGATCGCCTGGGCGCTGCGGGCCAAGCTGGGGACTCTCGGTCTGGGACCTTCGTGGCCGATCCTGGTGCGGGCGCTCGGCGCGGCCCTGTGCGCGGGCGGCGTCATGATCTATCTCATGCGGATCCGGTGGCCGGGAGGGTTCCTGGGCGGCGTCCTGGAACTCGCGGCCGTCGGGGCCGGCGGCGCCGCGACCTATGGCGGCGTCCTGCTCGCGCTCCGGGTGGGCCGCATCTTGAAAGGGCAGGAAGCGATCGGTGGCACGCCTCGAGAGTGA
- a CDS encoding DUF4388 domain-containing protein: MASVLLEGNLASISFPNLVQLMRMEQKTAKMELSRVEVSQTAEMYFVNGQLKYASVNALRGEEAMFRIICWWNVGEFKVLAVEEADVPEVNISRQIDWILLEGMRRMDECHAFKALLPDLTDAVSFTQEALDAFEWDRAEPPEWIPHWMRRLPRSFSMAQMFELSNLGHKETCDALKALLYTNGTFAHSDDETALANKPLEKTKFDSFALIVMEYVGYDVARNLVESAVQEMGVHDMENLTFGQMVDLSDRLGMAISRMVGFDQGQDAMRKLRARITSLL, from the coding sequence GTGGCAAGCGTACTACTGGAAGGCAACCTGGCCTCGATCAGCTTCCCCAACCTGGTCCAGCTCATGCGCATGGAGCAGAAGACCGCGAAGATGGAACTGTCGCGGGTCGAGGTGTCGCAGACGGCCGAGATGTACTTCGTCAACGGCCAGCTCAAGTACGCCTCGGTCAACGCCCTGCGCGGCGAGGAGGCGATGTTCCGCATCATCTGCTGGTGGAACGTCGGCGAGTTCAAGGTCCTGGCGGTCGAGGAGGCCGACGTCCCGGAGGTCAACATCTCCCGCCAGATAGACTGGATTCTCCTGGAAGGCATGCGCCGCATGGACGAGTGCCACGCGTTCAAGGCCCTGCTGCCCGACCTGACCGACGCGGTGAGCTTCACTCAGGAGGCCCTCGATGCCTTCGAGTGGGATCGGGCCGAACCGCCCGAGTGGATCCCCCACTGGATGCGCCGGCTGCCGCGCAGTTTCTCGATGGCGCAGATGTTCGAGCTTTCCAACCTCGGCCACAAGGAGACCTGCGACGCCCTCAAGGCCCTGCTCTACACCAACGGGACGTTCGCGCACTCCGACGACGAGACGGCTCTCGCCAACAAACCCCTCGAGAAGACCAAGTTCGACTCGTTCGCGCTGATCGTCATGGAGTATGTCGGTTACGACGTGGCCCGCAATCTCGTCGAATCAGCGGTCCAGGAGATGGGCGTCCACGACATGGAGAACCTCACGTTCGGCCAGATGGTGGACCTGTCGGATCGCCTGGGCATGGCCATCTCGCGCATGGTCGGCTTCGACCAGGGCCAGGATGCCATGCGCAAGCTCCGCGCCCGCATCACCAGCCTGCTTTAG